One genomic window of Aggregatilinea lenta includes the following:
- a CDS encoding UDP-glucose dehydrogenase family protein translates to MKNITVVGVGYVGLVSAACFADLGNCVTALDINEERIANLRKGILPIFEPGLGEIVERTMRAKRLFFTTSYEEAVKDAEFVFIAVGTPEGVDGEADLQYVRMAAESIAKAMTQPLVIVNKSTVPVGTGDWVADIVRESQPSPVSFSVVSCPEFLREGSAITDFFNPDRTVLGSTDMDAAERVAQLHLPLRAPIMVTDLRTAEMIKYASNAFLATRISFINEISNICEALGADVKEVARGMGYDKRIGHHFLEAGVGYGGSCFPKDVKALAHMAQVHGRHPQLLQAVMDINAFQRHHVLTKVETLLDGLEGRTVALLGLAFKQNTDDMRDAPAITIAEQLHAQGAVVRGYDPVAMDVAKRIMPYLDMCDDPYVLAREADALIVMTPWNEFKHLDMKAVKEAMRTPIMIDARNLYEPAEMRDLGFTYRGIGRGYDGSSYAG, encoded by the coding sequence ATGAAGAACATCACTGTTGTTGGGGTCGGTTACGTTGGGCTGGTGTCCGCGGCGTGTTTCGCCGACCTGGGTAACTGTGTGACGGCGCTCGACATCAACGAGGAGCGCATCGCCAATCTGCGGAAGGGTATTCTGCCGATTTTCGAGCCGGGCCTGGGCGAGATCGTCGAGCGCACCATGCGTGCCAAGCGCCTGTTCTTTACCACGTCCTACGAAGAAGCCGTGAAGGACGCCGAGTTCGTGTTCATCGCCGTTGGCACGCCGGAAGGCGTGGATGGAGAGGCGGATCTGCAGTACGTGCGCATGGCGGCGGAGAGCATCGCGAAGGCGATGACGCAGCCGCTGGTGATCGTCAACAAGTCCACCGTGCCGGTGGGAACGGGCGACTGGGTGGCGGACATCGTGCGCGAAAGCCAGCCGTCTCCGGTCTCGTTCAGCGTGGTGAGCTGCCCGGAATTCCTGCGCGAAGGATCGGCGATCACCGACTTCTTCAACCCCGACCGCACCGTGCTCGGCTCCACGGACATGGACGCCGCCGAGCGCGTCGCGCAGCTTCACCTGCCGCTGCGCGCCCCGATCATGGTCACGGACTTGCGTACGGCGGAGATGATCAAGTATGCCTCGAATGCGTTCCTGGCGACGCGCATCAGCTTCATCAACGAGATCTCCAACATCTGCGAGGCGCTGGGCGCGGATGTGAAAGAAGTGGCGCGCGGCATGGGCTACGACAAGCGCATCGGGCATCACTTCCTCGAAGCGGGTGTGGGCTACGGTGGCTCGTGTTTCCCGAAGGACGTTAAGGCGCTGGCGCATATGGCGCAGGTTCACGGGCGTCACCCGCAGCTTTTGCAGGCGGTGATGGACATCAACGCCTTCCAGCGACATCACGTGCTGACCAAGGTCGAGACGCTGCTGGACGGGTTGGAGGGGCGCACGGTGGCGCTGCTGGGGCTGGCATTCAAGCAGAACACCGACGACATGCGCGACGCGCCCGCGATCACCATTGCGGAACAGCTGCACGCGCAGGGCGCGGTCGTGCGTGGCTACGACCCGGTGGCGATGGATGTCGCCAAGCGGATCATGCCATACCTCGACATGTGTGACGATCCGTACGTGCTGGCGCGCGAGGCGGATGCGCTGATCGTGATGACGCCGTGGAATGAGTTCAAGCACCTCGACATGAAGGCAGTCAAGGAGGCGATGCGCACGCCGATCATGATCGACGCGCGCAACCTGTACGAACCGGCGGAAATGCGCGACCTGGGCTTCACGTACCGGGGCATCGGTCGCGGTTACGACGGCAGCAGCTACGCGGGCTAG
- a CDS encoding M16 family metallopeptidase, which translates to MILPVESLPGPDDIVRRELPNGIVVLVRENFNARSVVMAGSLNAGAVFDPAGSEGLAAFTAASLLRGTETRDFAAIHETLESNGASLSISAGLHTVGFSGKGLAEDLPMLLDLLSDALRHPAFPAEQVERLRGQLVTGFKIREQDTRYMAGRTFRELAYPPSHPYSRLPEGRLDTLAALLREQLAAFHARHYGPRGMLVIVVGAVTAERVISLMEQCFADWSAPDQPDLPLSPDGVALDSTRTQMVALPGKSQVDLVLGVPGPSRRAEDWQAATLANAVLGVFGMYGRIGAEVREKRGLAYYSYSRVDGGMGPGPWRVIAGVNPANVERALDAIRGEIRRIVSEPVGEVELADVKANFIGRLPLQLETNEGVAGSILSMERYGLGLDYLRRYPTLVSAVTPEAALAAAQHYLDPDVYALAIAGPELTDAPGAAEAEV; encoded by the coding sequence ATGATCTTACCGGTTGAATCCTTGCCCGGCCCGGACGACATCGTACGCCGCGAACTGCCGAACGGCATCGTGGTGCTCGTGCGCGAAAACTTCAACGCGCGTTCGGTGGTGATGGCCGGGTCGCTGAACGCGGGCGCAGTGTTCGATCCGGCGGGCAGCGAGGGCCTCGCGGCGTTCACGGCAGCGTCCCTGCTGCGCGGCACGGAAACGCGTGACTTCGCCGCGATCCACGAGACGCTGGAAAGCAACGGCGCAAGCCTGTCGATCAGCGCCGGATTGCACACGGTCGGGTTTTCGGGCAAGGGGCTGGCCGAAGACCTGCCCATGCTGCTGGATCTGCTGTCGGACGCGCTGCGGCACCCTGCGTTCCCGGCGGAGCAGGTCGAGCGGTTGCGCGGCCAGCTCGTCACCGGGTTCAAGATCCGCGAGCAGGACACGCGCTACATGGCGGGTCGTACCTTCCGCGAGCTGGCATATCCGCCCTCGCACCCGTACAGCCGCCTGCCGGAAGGCCGCCTCGACACGCTGGCGGCGCTGCTTCGCGAGCAGTTGGCGGCGTTCCACGCCAGACACTACGGGCCGCGCGGCATGCTCGTAATCGTCGTCGGTGCGGTGACTGCGGAGCGCGTCATTTCGCTCATGGAGCAGTGCTTTGCGGACTGGTCGGCGCCCGATCAACCGGATCTGCCGTTGTCGCCGGACGGCGTGGCGCTGGACAGCACGCGCACGCAAATGGTCGCACTGCCGGGCAAGAGCCAGGTCGATCTGGTGCTGGGCGTGCCGGGGCCGTCGCGGCGCGCGGAGGACTGGCAGGCTGCGACGCTGGCGAACGCCGTGCTGGGCGTGTTCGGCATGTACGGGCGCATCGGCGCAGAAGTCCGCGAGAAGCGCGGGCTGGCGTATTACAGTTACAGCCGTGTCGACGGCGGCATGGGGCCGGGACCGTGGCGTGTGATCGCCGGGGTGAATCCCGCCAACGTCGAGCGCGCGCTGGACGCCATTCGCGGCGAGATCCGGCGCATCGTCAGCGAGCCGGTGGGGGAGGTTGAGCTGGCCGACGTGAAGGCGAACTTCATCGGACGGCTGCCACTTCAGCTCGAAACGAACGAGGGCGTGGCCGGGTCGATCCTGTCGATGGAGCGCTATGGGCTGGGGCTGGATTACCTGCGTCGCTACCCGACGCTCGTGTCCGCCGTGACACCGGAAGCGGCCCTCGCCGCTGCACAGCATTACCTCGACCCGGACGTATACGCGCTGGCAATCGCAGGGCCGGAACTGACCGATGCGCCGGGTGCGGCGGAGGCGGAGGTCTGA
- a CDS encoding M16 family metallopeptidase: protein MHGEAQGVTRHVLENGLTVLLKEVHTAPVISWWVLYRVGSRNEPTGHTGISHWVEHMMFKGTPKYPAGVLDKAVDREGGIWNAQTSYDYTAYFETLPASRIALALEAEADRMQNALFDPDEVESERTVIISERQGSENSPGFWLSEAVRATAFRVHPYHHQIIGDMADLQSMTRDDLYTHYRTHYAPNNAIAVAVGDFDRDEMLAQVEALYGAIPTRPTPPLFVRPEPPQQGERTVRVEREGSASTIFTVYRAPGATDPDWFKLALIDSVLAGASAPGGDSIGNKTSRLYRALVETELATSVGGGLYPSVDPYLFSFLLTVRDGRRIEDVQAALDAEIDRLVAGDLTQAELDKAKKQAKALFAYGTEGVTGQAFWLAFSENFSGYEWYLRYLDQLDAVTLDDMQDAARRTFKRSQRTVGWFIPTSGQGA, encoded by the coding sequence ATGCACGGCGAGGCGCAGGGCGTCACCCGCCATGTTCTTGAGAACGGCCTCACAGTTCTGCTCAAAGAGGTGCACACCGCGCCGGTGATTAGCTGGTGGGTGCTGTACCGCGTCGGCAGCCGCAACGAGCCAACCGGACACACCGGCATCTCGCATTGGGTCGAGCACATGATGTTCAAGGGCACGCCGAAATATCCCGCCGGTGTGCTGGACAAGGCCGTGGATCGCGAGGGCGGCATCTGGAACGCGCAGACCTCGTACGACTACACCGCCTATTTCGAGACGCTGCCTGCCAGTCGGATCGCGCTGGCGCTGGAAGCCGAAGCCGACCGCATGCAGAATGCGCTGTTCGACCCGGATGAGGTCGAATCGGAGCGTACGGTGATCATCTCCGAGCGGCAGGGATCCGAGAACTCGCCGGGCTTCTGGCTGTCGGAGGCTGTGCGCGCGACGGCCTTCCGCGTGCACCCGTACCATCACCAGATCATCGGCGACATGGCCGACCTGCAGAGTATGACGCGCGACGATCTGTACACGCATTACCGCACGCACTATGCGCCGAATAACGCAATCGCCGTGGCGGTGGGCGACTTCGATCGGGACGAGATGCTGGCGCAGGTCGAGGCACTGTACGGGGCGATTCCCACGCGGCCCACGCCGCCGCTGTTCGTGCGGCCTGAACCGCCGCAGCAGGGCGAGCGCACCGTGCGCGTGGAGCGCGAAGGCAGCGCCTCGACCATCTTCACGGTCTACCGCGCGCCAGGGGCAACCGATCCCGACTGGTTCAAGCTGGCGCTGATCGACAGCGTGCTGGCCGGGGCGAGTGCGCCGGGCGGCGACAGCATCGGCAACAAGACGTCGCGCCTGTACCGCGCGCTGGTCGAGACGGAACTGGCGACCTCGGTTGGCGGCGGGCTGTACCCATCCGTCGATCCGTACCTGTTCAGTTTCTTGCTGACCGTGCGCGATGGGCGACGAATTGAAGACGTGCAGGCCGCGCTGGATGCCGAGATCGACCGGCTGGTGGCGGGCGATCTGACCCAGGCGGAATTGGACAAGGCCAAGAAGCAGGCCAAGGCGCTGTTTGCTTACGGAACCGAGGGCGTGACCGGGCAAGCGTTCTGGCTGGCGTTTTCTGAGAATTTTTCCGGCTACGAGTGGTATCTGCGCTACCTGGACCAGCTCGACGCGGTGACGCTGGACGATATGCAGGACGCCGCGCGCCGCACCTTCAAGCGATCGCAGCGGACTGTTGGCTGGTTTATTCCCACTAGCGGACAAGGGGCCTGA
- a CDS encoding GNAT family N-acetyltransferase, with protein MPPVEYRAVTDVDFRAFTAAFNLAYSDYFTPISMTISSFQSLIERDDLSLADSVAAIEDGRIVGTGMLGIRGDGGWIGGMGVVPDHRRQGIGRQMMLFLINRARQRHLGHIVLEVIEQNHGAHALYSNLGFVEMRDLISVEREPGTPPTVDDIAPYTVSEQSVSTLLRHYDAFHTVENCWQRSLRSLELLIPHIEGWGVMSGDCLAGYALGWAGRHGVRLIDFALNPEGDVVAAGVAILATLHGQYPDAPGSTYNTPADDPVLEAYWRLGYRKALAQIEMRLVLD; from the coding sequence ATGCCTCCCGTCGAATACCGTGCGGTCACGGATGTTGACTTTCGCGCGTTTACCGCCGCCTTCAACCTTGCCTACAGCGACTATTTTACCCCAATTTCGATGACGATATCCTCGTTTCAATCGCTGATCGAACGGGACGACCTGAGTCTCGCCGATTCGGTCGCCGCGATCGAGGACGGGCGCATTGTGGGCACGGGGATGTTGGGCATTCGCGGCGATGGCGGATGGATCGGCGGCATGGGTGTCGTGCCCGATCACCGGCGGCAAGGCATCGGGCGGCAGATGATGCTGTTCCTCATCAACCGTGCCCGTCAGCGTCATCTGGGCCACATCGTCCTGGAAGTCATCGAGCAGAATCACGGCGCGCACGCGCTGTACAGCAACCTCGGCTTTGTCGAAATGCGCGACCTCATTTCGGTCGAGCGCGAGCCGGGCACGCCGCCTACGGTTGACGATATCGCGCCATATACCGTCAGCGAGCAGTCCGTAAGCACTCTGCTGCGCCACTACGATGCATTTCACACGGTCGAAAACTGCTGGCAGCGCAGTCTGCGCTCGCTTGAGCTGCTGATTCCGCACATCGAAGGCTGGGGCGTGATGTCCGGCGACTGTCTGGCCGGATACGCGCTCGGCTGGGCGGGCCGGCACGGCGTCCGTCTGATCGATTTTGCGCTGAACCCCGAAGGCGATGTCGTCGCAGCGGGTGTGGCAATACTCGCCACGCTCCACGGCCAGTACCCTGACGCGCCCGGCAGCACGTACAACACGCCCGCGGACGATCCGGTGCTGGAAGCCTACTGGCGGCTCGGATATCGGAAAGCGCTCGCCCAGATCGAAATGCGTCTGGTGTTGGACTGA
- a CDS encoding LiaI-LiaF-like domain-containing protein produces the protein MTAPRRTSIWPLLIALVGALWLLSTLDVLPEAATDIMQRAWPALLVLFGFDLLVGRRRLRLGQQGVSYAMIALAGTLVGLAALVWLAYAQQADVVRADKQATFAQAVEDTTSQLRVAASMNRTAITIEPTEGDTREVSADYAGSAESDVAFDWTTEGDIAQLTVTEAEQDAIPKLEAYGRGTLGLTLPVAVSLQELTVGGDAGDVSANLRPLRIGQLNLAVGEGDLEVTLPSDAVMTGVLRTGDGDLILNVPQNVALTLSLGEGSGQPTYEYDVARYDLLINGTLKLKNTDAFQVGLTVSLPGGAHLIVNDVE, from the coding sequence ATGACCGCACCTCGCCGAACCAGTATTTGGCCGCTTCTGATCGCGCTCGTCGGCGCACTGTGGCTGCTGTCCACGCTAGACGTGCTGCCGGAGGCTGCAACGGATATTATGCAGCGGGCGTGGCCTGCGCTGCTGGTCCTGTTCGGGTTCGACCTGCTCGTCGGGCGGCGGCGTTTGCGGTTGGGGCAGCAGGGCGTGAGTTATGCGATGATAGCGCTGGCCGGTACGCTGGTCGGGCTGGCCGCGCTCGTGTGGCTGGCGTACGCGCAGCAGGCGGATGTGGTGCGCGCGGACAAGCAGGCGACGTTCGCCCAGGCGGTCGAAGACACCACCAGTCAACTGCGCGTCGCGGCGTCGATGAACCGCACCGCGATCACGATCGAGCCGACCGAAGGCGACACCCGCGAGGTCAGCGCCGATTACGCGGGCAGCGCCGAAAGTGACGTGGCCTTCGACTGGACGACCGAGGGCGACATTGCCCAACTGACCGTCACGGAAGCGGAGCAGGATGCGATCCCCAAACTGGAGGCGTACGGGCGCGGCACGCTCGGCCTGACACTGCCGGTGGCGGTGTCCTTGCAGGAACTGACCGTTGGCGGTGACGCGGGCGACGTAAGCGCCAATCTGCGCCCGCTGCGGATCGGACAGCTCAATCTGGCCGTGGGGGAGGGCGATCTGGAAGTGACGCTGCCCTCGGACGCAGTGATGACCGGCGTGCTACGCACGGGTGATGGCGATCTCATCCTGAACGTGCCGCAAAACGTCGCGCTGACGCTGAGTCTGGGCGAAGGCAGCGGCCAGCCCACGTATGAATACGACGTGGCGCGCTACGACCTGTTGATCAACGGCACGTTGAAGCTGAAAAACACCGATGCGTTTCAGGTCGGGCTGACCGTCTCTCTGCCGGGCGGCGCGCACCTGATCGTGAACGACGTCGAGTAA
- the acpS gene encoding holo-ACP synthase, whose protein sequence is MLRVGVDLIEVERIERVRARYGERFFTRFFTPAEREQCKDLPTRLAARIAAKEAVAKALGTGIGDVRWIDIEVRLDARGAPSLCLHAAASVLAQELGLNEWQISLSHTQDHAIAFVVAMGDGAVPDPAE, encoded by the coding sequence ATGCTGCGCGTAGGCGTAGACCTGATCGAAGTCGAGCGCATCGAGCGCGTCAGGGCGCGTTACGGCGAGCGCTTCTTCACGCGCTTCTTCACGCCTGCCGAGCGCGAGCAGTGCAAGGACCTTCCAACCCGGCTGGCGGCGCGTATCGCGGCCAAGGAAGCGGTAGCGAAGGCGCTGGGCACGGGCATCGGCGACGTGCGCTGGATAGACATCGAGGTGCGGTTGGATGCACGGGGTGCACCGAGTCTGTGCTTGCACGCGGCTGCCTCGGTACTGGCGCAGGAACTGGGGCTGAACGAGTGGCAGATCAGCCTCAGCCACACGCAGGATCACGCGATTGCGTTCGTCGTTGCGATGGGTGACGGCGCTGTGCCCGACCCCGCCGAGTAA
- a CDS encoding SWIM zinc finger family protein, whose amino-acid sequence MDYGMISKIEKAKRYAEQRDRIHFTSFQVTIEGENNPHAITYQDGQWDCDCSFFKSRGVCSHTMALERVLAEMLPASVTAES is encoded by the coding sequence ATGGACTACGGGATGATCAGCAAGATCGAAAAGGCCAAGCGGTATGCCGAGCAGCGCGACCGGATTCACTTTACGTCGTTCCAGGTCACTATCGAAGGCGAGAACAACCCGCATGCGATAACCTACCAGGACGGTCAATGGGATTGCGATTGCAGTTTCTTCAAGTCGCGCGGTGTGTGCAGCCATACGATGGCCCTCGAGCGTGTTCTTGCTGAGATGCTCCCGGCGTCGGTCACGGCTGAATCCTAG
- a CDS encoding PspC domain-containing protein: MRSRRLTRSLIDRVLGGVCGGLAAYIGVGPWWVRAVFIVLGVFTAGTGILIYLALWLTLPAQSLADLDDLANRRARAIPRAETVIMIGGLVIGMGLILLARSLGMLDGANGDVFLPAALLLFGLLLILKQMWRRTA; this comes from the coding sequence ATGCGTTCACGACGCTTGACGCGCAGCCTGATCGATCGCGTATTGGGAGGCGTATGCGGCGGCCTGGCCGCTTACATCGGCGTTGGCCCGTGGTGGGTGCGCGCCGTGTTTATTGTGCTGGGCGTGTTCACGGCGGGTACCGGGATTTTGATCTACCTCGCCTTGTGGCTGACGCTGCCTGCGCAGTCTCTGGCGGATCTCGACGATCTGGCCAACCGGCGTGCACGCGCGATCCCGCGCGCGGAGACCGTGATTATGATCGGCGGGCTGGTAATCGGCATGGGTCTGATCCTGCTGGCTCGCAGCCTGGGCATGCTGGACGGCGCAAACGGAGACGTCTTCTTGCCTGCCGCACTGCTGCTGTTTGGCCTGCTGCTGATCCTCAAGCAGATGTGGAGGAGAACCGCATGA
- a CDS encoding lysylphosphatidylglycerol synthase transmembrane domain-containing protein has protein sequence MIWRQVLHFARRWWTLALGIAVSVAFLYLGLRGLHLGDVWDDVRHAQIGWLVPAVLVYFLAVWGRTWRWHYLLRSLKPISLRKLFPVVVIGYMGNNVYPFRAGEVIRAYVLRRNEGVNIPASLATIVIERIFDGLVMLIFVFVALPFADFKEDWLRNVVVLSTLLFWGAFMVFLVMALRPERTRQLYTWLFGKLLPQRFRAPVQGLAEHFMLGLENLRHPRDVWMTLVSSIFIWLTETTKYWFVMHAFDFQVSFFVLMVMTAVVNLATTLPSSPGYVGTFDTPGIATLKAYGVSETIAASYTLVLHAALWLPITLLGFYYLYRQGLGWGDFRRAQQAASQERTADPPITLEGEARIG, from the coding sequence TTGATCTGGCGACAAGTGCTCCATTTTGCACGCCGATGGTGGACGCTGGCCCTGGGCATTGCAGTGAGCGTCGCGTTTTTGTACCTGGGTCTGCGCGGCTTGCATCTGGGCGACGTCTGGGACGATGTGCGCCACGCGCAAATCGGGTGGCTGGTTCCGGCGGTGCTGGTCTACTTCCTGGCCGTGTGGGGCCGGACGTGGCGCTGGCACTACCTGCTGCGCTCGCTCAAGCCGATCTCGCTGCGGAAACTGTTCCCGGTGGTGGTCATCGGCTACATGGGCAACAACGTATATCCCTTCCGCGCGGGTGAGGTGATCCGCGCCTACGTGCTCCGGCGCAACGAGGGCGTGAATATCCCCGCCAGCCTCGCGACGATCGTCATCGAGCGCATCTTTGACGGGCTGGTAATGCTCATCTTCGTGTTCGTCGCGCTGCCGTTCGCGGACTTCAAAGAAGACTGGCTGCGCAACGTGGTGGTGCTCTCGACGCTGCTGTTCTGGGGCGCGTTCATGGTGTTCCTGGTGATGGCGCTGCGCCCGGAACGCACGCGGCAGCTCTATACGTGGCTGTTCGGCAAGCTGCTGCCGCAGCGCTTCCGCGCGCCGGTGCAGGGGCTGGCCGAACATTTCATGCTGGGCCTGGAGAATTTGCGCCACCCGCGCGACGTGTGGATGACGCTGGTGTCGTCGATCTTCATCTGGTTGACCGAAACGACCAAATACTGGTTCGTGATGCACGCGTTCGATTTTCAGGTGAGCTTCTTCGTGCTGATGGTGATGACCGCCGTCGTAAATCTGGCGACCACGCTGCCGTCGTCGCCCGGTTACGTGGGCACGTTCGACACGCCAGGCATCGCCACGCTGAAGGCGTACGGCGTCAGCGAGACGATAGCCGCGTCCTATACGCTCGTGCTGCACGCCGCACTGTGGTTGCCGATTACGCTGTTGGGGTTCTACTATCTGTACCGTCAAGGACTTGGTTGGGGCGACTTCCGCCGCGCGCAGCAGGCGGCGTCGCAGGAGCGCACGGCTGATCCGCCGATCACACTGGAAGGCGAGGCAAGAATCGGATGA
- a CDS encoding prenyltransferase/squalene oxidase repeat-containing protein has translation MKRSHVFGITLALLLSVALMAPVFAQDDADPALDALAYLETIQNADGGFPSGYAPESDLATTADAIVAFVAAGEDPNAVLSPDMANPYYFLGQQVEAGNVVAAGQLAKIATAVVAGGKDVTAFGGHNLVDDLLALQDDSGMFGSGAFDHCLSLVALENAGVELPTGAVDAAVTAQAEDGGWGFAADQASDTNTTSICVQALAATDQADAVDAALAYLESIQNDDGGWPYQSPSDYGTDSDSNSTALVTQALLAAGEDLADWNNPQDFLLSLQNDDGSFGYQTAAPDANILATVAVVPALEGVVLTAWAPVPEAE, from the coding sequence ATGAAACGGTCTCATGTATTTGGCATCACCCTGGCTCTGCTGCTCTCCGTGGCGCTGATGGCGCCCGTGTTTGCGCAAGACGACGCCGATCCGGCGCTCGACGCGCTGGCCTACCTGGAAACGATCCAGAACGCGGACGGCGGTTTCCCGTCGGGTTACGCGCCGGAGAGCGATCTGGCGACGACGGCAGACGCGATCGTGGCATTCGTGGCGGCGGGCGAAGATCCCAATGCGGTGCTCTCGCCCGACATGGCGAACCCGTACTACTTCCTCGGCCAGCAGGTCGAAGCCGGTAATGTAGTCGCTGCCGGGCAGCTGGCAAAAATCGCCACAGCGGTCGTCGCGGGCGGCAAGGACGTGACCGCGTTCGGCGGGCATAACCTCGTCGACGATCTGCTCGCGTTGCAAGACGACAGCGGCATGTTCGGTTCGGGCGCGTTCGATCACTGCCTGTCGCTGGTCGCGCTGGAGAACGCGGGCGTAGAACTGCCCACCGGCGCAGTCGATGCTGCCGTGACCGCGCAGGCGGAAGACGGCGGTTGGGGCTTCGCCGCCGATCAGGCATCCGACACGAACACGACGTCGATCTGCGTGCAGGCGCTGGCCGCGACCGATCAGGCCGACGCAGTGGACGCGGCGTTGGCCTACCTTGAATCCATCCAGAACGACGACGGCGGCTGGCCGTACCAAAGCCCGAGCGACTACGGCACGGACAGCGATTCCAACTCCACCGCGCTGGTGACGCAGGCGCTGCTGGCGGCGGGCGAAGACCTGGCCGACTGGAACAATCCGCAGGACTTTCTGCTGAGTCTGCAGAACGACGATGGCTCATTTGGCTACCAGACTGCCGCGCCGGACGCCAACATCCTGGCGACGGTGGCCGTGGTCCCCGCGCTAGAAGGCGTCGTGCTGACCGCCTGGGCGCCCGTGCCGGAAGCGGAATAG
- a CDS encoding NAD(P)/FAD-dependent oxidoreductase: protein MTQRVAIIGAGAAGLAAAYDLSRAGYTVTVYEAGPEVGGLAAGFRDEGWDWTLEKFYHHWFANDDAVLGLVKELGAEDRLLFPRPITSLWLDGKIYQMDRPNIVTANLRLPISWVAKIRYGLTGLYLRFFDRWQPMERVTADRWLRRTMGREAYERIWRSLLIGKFGRVYDQVNMAWFWARVYKRTPRLGTFAGGFQAFLELLAERDRELGVTICLNTPVERIEQRPEGGLAVTVAGEAQAFDAVISTSSPHIMQRLAPDLPESYRDQLGSLKSMGAVVVVLALKHKLLTDGTYWLSLPSDNPDKSQGEFPFLALVEHTNYMDRAHYGGDHIVYCGDYVEPDHEYLSTNDDALVKRFAGVLKTFNPGFSPDWIRKSWVYRVKYAQPIPLVNHSQAIPDLRTPVPGLYFASMSQVYPWDRGTNYAVEMGRKVAAMLQRDVPASQPER from the coding sequence ATGACGCAGCGGGTGGCGATCATTGGGGCAGGGGCGGCAGGGCTGGCGGCGGCGTACGATCTGAGCCGGGCCGGATATACCGTCACGGTCTACGAGGCCGGTCCCGAAGTGGGCGGACTGGCAGCAGGCTTCCGCGACGAAGGCTGGGACTGGACCCTCGAAAAGTTCTACCATCACTGGTTTGCCAATGACGACGCCGTGCTGGGGCTGGTGAAAGAACTGGGAGCAGAGGACAGGCTGCTGTTCCCGCGACCGATCACGTCGCTGTGGCTCGACGGTAAAATTTACCAGATGGACCGGCCCAACATCGTGACGGCCAACCTGCGGCTGCCAATCTCGTGGGTGGCGAAAATCCGCTACGGGCTGACGGGGTTGTACCTGAGGTTCTTCGACCGCTGGCAGCCGATGGAGCGTGTCACGGCGGATCGCTGGCTGCGGCGCACGATGGGTCGCGAAGCCTACGAGCGCATCTGGCGCTCGCTGCTGATCGGCAAGTTTGGCCGCGTGTACGATCAGGTTAACATGGCGTGGTTTTGGGCGCGGGTTTACAAACGCACGCCGCGCCTGGGCACGTTTGCGGGCGGATTCCAGGCGTTCCTGGAACTGCTGGCCGAGCGCGACCGCGAGCTGGGCGTCACGATCTGCCTGAACACGCCCGTCGAGCGTATCGAACAGCGGCCCGAAGGCGGGCTGGCCGTGACCGTCGCCGGGGAGGCGCAAGCGTTTGACGCGGTGATCAGTACCAGCTCACCCCACATCATGCAGCGCCTCGCGCCGGATCTGCCTGAGAGCTACCGTGACCAGCTCGGGTCGCTGAAAAGCATGGGGGCGGTGGTGGTCGTGCTGGCGCTCAAGCACAAGCTTCTGACCGACGGCACGTACTGGCTGAGCCTGCCCTCCGACAATCCCGATAAGTCGCAGGGGGAGTTCCCGTTCCTTGCGCTGGTCGAGCACACCAACTACATGGATCGCGCACATTACGGCGGCGATCACATCGTCTACTGTGGGGATTACGTCGAGCCGGACCACGAGTACTTATCGACGAACGACGACGCTCTGGTCAAGCGGTTCGCGGGCGTGCTGAAGACGTTCAATCCCGGTTTTTCTCCTGACTGGATTCGCAAATCGTGGGTCTACCGGGTGAAGTACGCCCAGCCAATCCCATTGGTGAATCATTCTCAGGCGATACCCGACCTGCGCACGCCGGTTCCTGGCCTCTATTTCGCCAGCATGAGCCAGGTGTACCCGTGGGATCGCGGGACGAATTACGCGGTCGAGATGGGGCGGAAGGTGGCGGCGATGCTCCAACGTGACGTGCCCGCGTCCCAACCCGAACGCTAG